One window of the Xiphias gladius isolate SHS-SW01 ecotype Sanya breed wild chromosome 11, ASM1685928v1, whole genome shotgun sequence genome contains the following:
- the rrbp1a gene encoding ribosome-binding protein 1a isoform X1 — MDIYDPQTLGIMVFGGFMVISAVGIALVSTFSMKETSYEEALAKQRRELGKIQSVRSEKKKKDKVSEKKSRGKKKEEKPNGKIPEQEKIEEAADAEAVIEPAAAPVVAAAPAPVPDIPAFEAKPTAAPTPADTQPKTAAEPSPAAEPSPAPSPKEKKKKKVAKVEPASTQPAVLVSVPAPVKSSAVPASTQAPVSAPAKATTPPSTPAPALAKAAPASAKAAPASAKAAPAPASAKAAPAPASAKAAPAPASAKAAPAPASAKAAPAPTSAKAAPAPTSAKAAPASAKSAPSAALASAKSASAQAKSAPAPAKAAAVPTKSSVATAKSSPAPSKTGPVLEAVTKDVPVMAVPPVGSQQTPAVAPKAQETKKKSSKKKTESVAAVDSADAPLYLPYKALVSTISSMVFSEGEAHRLIEILSEKVGIIQDTWHMATQKGDPVAVLKKQLEEKEKQLAAEQEDASAAKNRLRELTKELSAEKSKVANVETRLSSQLSKREQEMIALQARMQASYQDHVAQTQRLNAKIVSLQDQLEKGPNAQLARLQQENSILRDALNQATSQAESKQNADLAKLRQECAKLTKELGEKTESLLADEHIRKGLEAKVSAAEKQLSLLQASHAESEQALQRRLEEVCEELRTTQSKNSSLQATLDKAQQDSSTLSEFQVRTGRLEAEIREHSAKVDTLTAQLEETQAEKSQLVQQVASINSLLEASQNKKEEDNNQVNATELEQVKLSLQDRDSQLSALNEELKQLQLKQEAAENTIVELEQRNKREDASLITSLQGELENLKEEMVQLKSTPSDSSAELGQLQNSLTEKDALVTLLQEQLREVKEKMTTDANAEALLSAFQTETKETLQTLFPQIHLETEQANWLQVFMQKAQEALSQQSQESQSSTALPELLEKLKEAEESHGSLQAECEQYRTVLAETEGMLKHLQKSVEEEELVWKSKMADSEEQLTLALEKVSKLEAENQSVEQLKEQMMLLEAQLEKQSDNQGISEEMEQLKLQLSECQSQLDLAQKESQAHEEELTKVREQLGEITMLAQREQNGPAEAQPSQFENKLSQTTEKLQEEATQRQQLSEEFEQAQKTITELQAQLDLLKVSAESPQTDTEDVAQLKERLEKEKKLSKDLGQAATKLQQLLKATQEQLTKERDTVRTLQEHLEGKGDYVELKEGTSV; from the exons ATGGATATCTATGACCCCCAGACCCTTGGGATAATGGTGTTTGGTGGATTCATGGTGATCTCGGCTGTCGGGATTGCTCTTGTCTCCACCTTCTCCATGAAAGAGACCTCTTATGAGGAGGCTCTGGCTAAACAACGCAGAGAGTTAGGTAAGATACAGTCTGTTCGCtctgagaaaaagaagaaggacaAAGTATCTGAGAAGAAGAGCCgtggaaagaagaaagaagaaaagcccAATGGAAAGATCCCAGAGCAAGAAAAAATTGAAGAGGCTGCTGATGCTGAGGCAGTCATTGAGCCTGCGGCTGCCCCAGTTGtagctgctgctcctgctcctgtcCCTGATATCCCAGCTTTTGAGGCTAAGCCAACTGCAGCCCCAACGCCAGCAGATACCCAGCCCAAGACAGCTGCTGAACCAAGCCCTGCTGCTGAGCCCTCACCTGCACCCTCACctaaagagaagaagaagaagaaggtggcTAAGGTCGAACCAGCCTCAACCCAACCAGCTGTACTTGTGTCTGTCCCTGCACCAGTCAAGTCCTCCGCAGTCCCTGCATCAACCCAGGCCCCTGTGTCTGCCCCAGCTAAAGCAACCACCCCACCCTCTACACCTGCCCCGGCATTGGCTAAGGCTGCCCCGGCATCGGCTAAGGCTGCCCCGGCATCGGCTAAGGCTGCCCCTGCCCCGGCATCGGCTAAGGCTGCCCCTGCCCCTGCATCGGCTAAGGCTGCCCCTGCCCCTGCATCGGCTAAGGCTGCCCCTGCCCCTGCATCGGCTAAGGCTGCCCCTGCCCCTACATCGGCTAAGGCTGCCCCTGCCCCTACATCAGCTAAAGCTGCCCCTGCATCAGCCAAATCTGCCCCTTCCGCTGCTCTTGCATCAGCTAAGTCTGCCTCTGCCCAAGCCAAATCTGCCCCAGCACCAGCAAAGGCTGCAGCAGTCCCAACAAAGTCCTCCGTAGCCACAGCCAAGTCTTCACCAGCTCCATCCAAGACTGGCCCGGTGCTGGAGGCTGTCACTAAAGACGTCCCAGTGATGGCTGTGCCTCCAGTGGGATCGCAGCAGACTCCTGCTGTTGCACCTAAAGCACAGGAGACTAAGAAGAAGTCctcaaagaaaaagactgagtCTG tGGCAGCCGTGGATTCTGCTGATGCTCCCCTGTACCTGCCCTACAAAGCTCTGGTGTCCACTATCAGTAGCATGGTGTTTAGTGAGGGAGAAGCTCATAGGCTCATTGAGATCCTGTCGGAGAAAGTTGGCATCATTCAGGACACCTGGCACATG GCCACTCAGAAAGGAGACCCAGTGGCCGTGCTGAAGAAACAactggaggagaaggagaaacagcTGGCGGCAGAACAAGAGGACGCTTCTGCAGCAAAGAACCGTCTGAGAGAACTCACCAAG GAGCTGTCTGCTGAGAAGTCTAAGGTGGCCAATGTGGAGACCAGGCTGAGTTCCCAGCTGAGTAAGAGGGAACAAGAAATGATTGCTCTGCAAGCTCGCATGCAGGCCAGTTACCAGGACCATGTAGCCCAGACCCAGAGGCTCAATGCAAAG ATTGTCAGCCTGCAGGACCAGCTGGAAAAAGGCCCAAATGCCCAACTTGCCCGTTTACAGCAGGAGAACTCCATTCTCCGTGATGCCCTCAACCAAGCTACCAGTCAGGCCGAGAGCAA ACAAAATGCGGACCTGGCCAAGCTGCGACAGGAATGTGCAAAGTTAACCAAGGAACttggagagaagacagaaagtCTGCTTGCTGATGAGCACATCAGAAAAGGGCTGGAGGCCAAGGTCTCCGCTGCTGAGAAGCAACTCTCCCTGCTGCAG gccaGCCATGCGGAGAGTGAGCAGGCCTTACAGAGGAGGTTGGAGGAGGTGTGCGAAGAGCTCAGAacaacacaaagtaaaaacagcagCCTGCAGGCCACCTTGGACAAGGCCCAGCAGGATAGCAGCACACTCTCAG AGTTTCAAGTTCGTACAGGGAGATTAGAGGCTGAGATCAGGGAGCACTCTGCTAAGGTAGATACCCTCACTGCCCAACTGGAGGAGACACAGGCAGAGAAAAGCCAGCTCGTACAGCAGGTGGCCTCCATCAACTCACTGCTGGAGGCCAGTCAgaacaaaaaggaggaggataACAATCAG GTGAATGCTACAGAACTGGAACAGGTAAAGCTCAG CCTTCAGGACAGAGACAGCCAGTTGAGTGCGCTTAACGAGGAACTGAAGCAACTGCAGCTAAAGCAGGAAGCTGCC GAGAACACTATTGTTGAGCTTGAGCAAAGAAATAAGAG AGAGGATGCCAGCCTTATCACATCACTTCAGGGTGAACTTGAAAACCTCAAAGAAGAGATGGTGCAACTTAAGAGCACACCA TCAGATAGCTCCGCAGAGCTTGGGCAACTACAGAACAG TCTGACTGAGAAGGATGCCCTTGTAACATTACTACAAGAGCAGCTgagagaagtgaaagaaaagatgacCACTGATGCA AACGCTGAGGCACTACTGTCAGCTTTTCAAACTGAAACCAAAGAAACTCTCCAGACACTCTTCCCACAGATACACTTAGAGACAGAGCAG GCCAACTGGTTACAAGTATTTATGCAGAAAGCTCAGGAGGCTCTTAGCCAGCAGAGCCAGGAGTCTCAGTCAAGCACAGCGTTGCCA gagTTGCTGGAGAAACTGAAGGAGGCTGAGGAGAGCCATGGCTCCCTGCAGGCTGAATGTGAACAGTACAGGACAGTCCTGGCTGAAACG GAAGGAatgctgaaacatctgcagAAGAGTGTAGAAGAGGAAGAGCTGGTATGGAAGTCCAAGATGGCTGACTCAGAGGAACAGCTGACGTTG GCTTTGGAGAAAGTCAGCAAGCTGGAGGCAGAAAACCAGAGTGTAGAACAG CTGAAGGAGCAGATGATGCTTCTTGAAGCCCAGCTGGAGAAGCAGTCAGACAACCAGGGGATCTCAGAGGAGATGGAGCAG CTGAAGCTGCAGCTGTCGGAGTGTCAGAGTCAGCTGGATTTGGCCCAGAAGGAATCCCAGGCACACGAGGAGGAGCTTACAAAG GTCAGAGAGCAACTGGGCGAGATCACGATGCTGGCTCAGCGCGAACAGAATGGCCCAGCTGAGGCTCAACCCAGTCAG TTCGAGAACAAGTTGAGTCAGACAACTGAAAAGCTGCAGGAAGAGGCAACTCAGAGGCAGCAGCTCTCTGAAGAGTTTGAGCAG GCCCAGAAAACAATCACGGAACTTCAGGCTCAGCTGGATCTGCTGAAGGTTTCTGCAGAGTCACCACAAACTGACACGGAGGATGTTGCTCAGCTCAAG GAGCGcctggagaaggagaagaagctGTCCAAAGACCTGGGCCAGGCAGCCACCAAGCTCCAGCAGCTTCTCAAAGCCACTCAGGAGCAGCTGaccaaagagagagacacagtgagaacACTACAGGAGCACCTGGAAGGCAAG GGAGATTACGTAGAGCTGAAGGAAGGAACGTCCGTCTGA
- the snx5 gene encoding sorting nexin-5 isoform X1, whose amino-acid sequence MVLASTCSRATRPNTHRTVSKRVASSVAQTSVAGIWSSGYSFTITFETAKTTLPMRCDVSLKYLPVAIDSAAVLILVTFIYLFRSTCLIRSLQTMRSVSVDLNNDASLLIDIPDALCERDKVKFTVHTKTTLSSFQKPEFSVPRQHEDFIWLHDTLVETEDYAGLIIPPAPPKPDFESPREKMHKLGEGEATMTKEEYAKMKQELEAEYLAVFKKTVQVHEIFLQRLSSHPILSRDRNFQIFLEYDQDLSVRRKNAKEMFGGFFKNMVKSADEVLISGVKEVDDFFEQEKTFLLDYYSKIKDSTAKAEKMTRSHKNIADDYIHISATLNSLSADDSTANKKHLEKLSDLFEKLRKVEGRVASDQELKLTELLRYYMRDIQAAKDLLYRRARALADYETSNKALDKARLKSKDIPQAEEHQQQCLQKFDKLSESGKKELTGFKGRRVVAFRKNLIEMAELEIKHAKNNVTLLQGCIDLLKSN is encoded by the exons ATGGTACTTGCCTCGACGTGTTCCCGGGCGACTcgtccaaacacacacagaactgtTTCTAAACGAGTCGCCTCTTCGGTTGCACAAACTTCCGTAGCCGGAATTTGGAGTTCCGGATATTCATTCACGATCACATTTGAAACGGCAAAAACTACACTACCCATGAGGTGCGATGTATCATTGAAATACCTCCCCGTGGCCATTGACTCGGCGGCGGTACTCATTTTAGTTACCTTCATTTACCTTTTCCGCTCCACGTGTCTCATCCGTTCGTTACAAACG aTGCGCTCTGTGTCTGTGGATCTAAACAACGATGCCTCTCTTCTCATTGACATTCCTGATGCACTCTGTGAAAGGGACAAAGTCAAGTTTACTGTCCatacaaag ACCACACTTAGCTCTTTCCAGAAGCCAGAGTTCTCCGTTCCCAGGCAGCATGAAGACTTCATCTGGCTACATGACACTCTGGTTGAGACAGAGGACTACGCTGGCCTGATA ATTCCTCCAGCGCCCCCAAAGCCTGACTTTGAGAGCCCGAGAGAGAAGATGCACAAACTGGGAGAAGGTGAAGCCACTATGACCAAAGAGGAGTACGCTAAAATGAAGCAGGAGCTAGAAGC TGAATACCTGGCTGTATTCAAGAAGACTGTCCAAGTGCATGAAATCTTCCTGCAGAGATTGTCCTCTCACCCCATTTTAAGCAGGGACAGAAACTTCCAAATTTTCTTAGAGTATGATCAGGAT ctGAGTGTGAGAAGAAAGAATGCCAAGGAAATGTTTGGAggattctttaaaaacatggtGAAGTCAGCTGATGAGGTCCTTATCTCAGGAGTAAAG GAAGTGGATGACTTTTTTGAGCAGGAGAAGACATTCCTGCTTGACTACTACAGCAAGATAAAAGACTCCACTGCCAAAGCAGAAAAGATGACCCGCTCGCACAAAA ATATTGCGGATGATTATATTCACATCTCTGCCACTCTGAACAGTCTTTCTGCTGATGATAGTACAGCAAATAAGAA acacCTGGAGAAGCTGTCAGACCTGTTTGAGAAGCTCAGG AAAGTGGAGGGAAGAGTAGCATCTGATCAGGAGCTGAAACTGACAGAGCTGCTGAGATACTACATGAGAGACATTCAGGCCGCTAAG GACCTTTTATACAGGCGAGCCCGGGCGTTAGCTGACTATGAGACCTCTAACAAGGCTTTGGATAAGGCTCGGCTGAAAAGCAAGGACATTCCCCAGGCAGAGGAGCACCAGCAGCAGTGCCTGCAGAAATTTGACAAGCTTTCAGAGTCTGGGAAGAAAG AGCTCACCGGGTTCAAGGGCCGGCGAGTTGTGGCCTTCAGGAAGAACCTCATCGAGATGGCTGAGCTTGAGATAAAACATGCCAAG AACAATGTGACTCTATTGCAAGGATGCATCGACCTGCTCAAGAGCAACTGA
- the rrbp1a gene encoding ribosome-binding protein 1a isoform X2 yields MDIYDPQTLGIMVFGGFMVISAVGIALVSTFSMKETSYEEALAKQRRELGKIQSVRSEKKKKDKVSEKKSRGKKKEEKPNGKIPEQEKIEEAADAEAVIEPAAAPVVAAAPAPVPDIPAFEAKPTAAPTPADTQPKTAAEPSPAAEPSPAPSPKEKKKKKVAKVEPASTQPAVLVSVPAPVKSSAVPASTQAPVSAPAKATTPPSTPAPALAKAAPASAKAAPASAKAAPAPASAKAAPAPASAKAAPAPASAKAAPAPASAKAAPAPTSAKAAPAPTSAKAAPASAKSAPSAALASAKSASAQAKSAPAPAKAAAVPTKSSVATAKSSPAPSKTGPVLEAVTKDVPVMAVPPVGSQQTPAVAPKAQETKKKSSKKKTESVAAVDSADAPLYLPYKALVSTISSMVFSEGEAHRLIEILSEKVGIIQDTWHMATQKGDPVAVLKKQLEEKEKQLAAEQEDASAAKNRLRELTKELSAEKSKVANVETRLSSQLSKREQEMIALQARMQASYQDHVAQTQRLNAKIVSLQDQLEKGPNAQLARLQQENSILRDALNQATSQAESKQNADLAKLRQECAKLTKELGEKTESLLADEHIRKGLEAKVSAAEKQLSLLQASHAESEQALQRRLEEVCEELRTTQSKNSSLQATLDKAQQDSSTLSEFQVRTGRLEAEIREHSAKVDTLTAQLEETQAEKSQLVQQVASINSLLEASQNKKEEDNNQVNATELEQVKLSLQDRDSQLSALNEELKQLQLKQEAAENTIVELEQRNKREDASLITSLQGELENLKEEMVQLKSTPSDSSAELGQLQNSLTEKDALVTLLQEQLREVKEKMTTDANAEALLSAFQTETKETLQTLFPQIHLETEQANWLQVFMQKAQEALSQQSQESQSSTALPELLEKLKEAEESHGSLQAECEQYRTVLAETEGMLKHLQKSVEEEELVWKSKMADSEEQLTLALEKVSKLEAENQSVEQLKEQMMLLEAQLEKQSDNQGISEEMEQLKLQLSECQSQLDLAQKESQAHEEELTKFENKLSQTTEKLQEEATQRQQLSEEFEQAQKTITELQAQLDLLKVSAESPQTDTEDVAQLKERLEKEKKLSKDLGQAATKLQQLLKATQEQLTKERDTVRTLQEHLEGKGDYVELKEGTSV; encoded by the exons ATGGATATCTATGACCCCCAGACCCTTGGGATAATGGTGTTTGGTGGATTCATGGTGATCTCGGCTGTCGGGATTGCTCTTGTCTCCACCTTCTCCATGAAAGAGACCTCTTATGAGGAGGCTCTGGCTAAACAACGCAGAGAGTTAGGTAAGATACAGTCTGTTCGCtctgagaaaaagaagaaggacaAAGTATCTGAGAAGAAGAGCCgtggaaagaagaaagaagaaaagcccAATGGAAAGATCCCAGAGCAAGAAAAAATTGAAGAGGCTGCTGATGCTGAGGCAGTCATTGAGCCTGCGGCTGCCCCAGTTGtagctgctgctcctgctcctgtcCCTGATATCCCAGCTTTTGAGGCTAAGCCAACTGCAGCCCCAACGCCAGCAGATACCCAGCCCAAGACAGCTGCTGAACCAAGCCCTGCTGCTGAGCCCTCACCTGCACCCTCACctaaagagaagaagaagaagaaggtggcTAAGGTCGAACCAGCCTCAACCCAACCAGCTGTACTTGTGTCTGTCCCTGCACCAGTCAAGTCCTCCGCAGTCCCTGCATCAACCCAGGCCCCTGTGTCTGCCCCAGCTAAAGCAACCACCCCACCCTCTACACCTGCCCCGGCATTGGCTAAGGCTGCCCCGGCATCGGCTAAGGCTGCCCCGGCATCGGCTAAGGCTGCCCCTGCCCCGGCATCGGCTAAGGCTGCCCCTGCCCCTGCATCGGCTAAGGCTGCCCCTGCCCCTGCATCGGCTAAGGCTGCCCCTGCCCCTGCATCGGCTAAGGCTGCCCCTGCCCCTACATCGGCTAAGGCTGCCCCTGCCCCTACATCAGCTAAAGCTGCCCCTGCATCAGCCAAATCTGCCCCTTCCGCTGCTCTTGCATCAGCTAAGTCTGCCTCTGCCCAAGCCAAATCTGCCCCAGCACCAGCAAAGGCTGCAGCAGTCCCAACAAAGTCCTCCGTAGCCACAGCCAAGTCTTCACCAGCTCCATCCAAGACTGGCCCGGTGCTGGAGGCTGTCACTAAAGACGTCCCAGTGATGGCTGTGCCTCCAGTGGGATCGCAGCAGACTCCTGCTGTTGCACCTAAAGCACAGGAGACTAAGAAGAAGTCctcaaagaaaaagactgagtCTG tGGCAGCCGTGGATTCTGCTGATGCTCCCCTGTACCTGCCCTACAAAGCTCTGGTGTCCACTATCAGTAGCATGGTGTTTAGTGAGGGAGAAGCTCATAGGCTCATTGAGATCCTGTCGGAGAAAGTTGGCATCATTCAGGACACCTGGCACATG GCCACTCAGAAAGGAGACCCAGTGGCCGTGCTGAAGAAACAactggaggagaaggagaaacagcTGGCGGCAGAACAAGAGGACGCTTCTGCAGCAAAGAACCGTCTGAGAGAACTCACCAAG GAGCTGTCTGCTGAGAAGTCTAAGGTGGCCAATGTGGAGACCAGGCTGAGTTCCCAGCTGAGTAAGAGGGAACAAGAAATGATTGCTCTGCAAGCTCGCATGCAGGCCAGTTACCAGGACCATGTAGCCCAGACCCAGAGGCTCAATGCAAAG ATTGTCAGCCTGCAGGACCAGCTGGAAAAAGGCCCAAATGCCCAACTTGCCCGTTTACAGCAGGAGAACTCCATTCTCCGTGATGCCCTCAACCAAGCTACCAGTCAGGCCGAGAGCAA ACAAAATGCGGACCTGGCCAAGCTGCGACAGGAATGTGCAAAGTTAACCAAGGAACttggagagaagacagaaagtCTGCTTGCTGATGAGCACATCAGAAAAGGGCTGGAGGCCAAGGTCTCCGCTGCTGAGAAGCAACTCTCCCTGCTGCAG gccaGCCATGCGGAGAGTGAGCAGGCCTTACAGAGGAGGTTGGAGGAGGTGTGCGAAGAGCTCAGAacaacacaaagtaaaaacagcagCCTGCAGGCCACCTTGGACAAGGCCCAGCAGGATAGCAGCACACTCTCAG AGTTTCAAGTTCGTACAGGGAGATTAGAGGCTGAGATCAGGGAGCACTCTGCTAAGGTAGATACCCTCACTGCCCAACTGGAGGAGACACAGGCAGAGAAAAGCCAGCTCGTACAGCAGGTGGCCTCCATCAACTCACTGCTGGAGGCCAGTCAgaacaaaaaggaggaggataACAATCAG GTGAATGCTACAGAACTGGAACAGGTAAAGCTCAG CCTTCAGGACAGAGACAGCCAGTTGAGTGCGCTTAACGAGGAACTGAAGCAACTGCAGCTAAAGCAGGAAGCTGCC GAGAACACTATTGTTGAGCTTGAGCAAAGAAATAAGAG AGAGGATGCCAGCCTTATCACATCACTTCAGGGTGAACTTGAAAACCTCAAAGAAGAGATGGTGCAACTTAAGAGCACACCA TCAGATAGCTCCGCAGAGCTTGGGCAACTACAGAACAG TCTGACTGAGAAGGATGCCCTTGTAACATTACTACAAGAGCAGCTgagagaagtgaaagaaaagatgacCACTGATGCA AACGCTGAGGCACTACTGTCAGCTTTTCAAACTGAAACCAAAGAAACTCTCCAGACACTCTTCCCACAGATACACTTAGAGACAGAGCAG GCCAACTGGTTACAAGTATTTATGCAGAAAGCTCAGGAGGCTCTTAGCCAGCAGAGCCAGGAGTCTCAGTCAAGCACAGCGTTGCCA gagTTGCTGGAGAAACTGAAGGAGGCTGAGGAGAGCCATGGCTCCCTGCAGGCTGAATGTGAACAGTACAGGACAGTCCTGGCTGAAACG GAAGGAatgctgaaacatctgcagAAGAGTGTAGAAGAGGAAGAGCTGGTATGGAAGTCCAAGATGGCTGACTCAGAGGAACAGCTGACGTTG GCTTTGGAGAAAGTCAGCAAGCTGGAGGCAGAAAACCAGAGTGTAGAACAG CTGAAGGAGCAGATGATGCTTCTTGAAGCCCAGCTGGAGAAGCAGTCAGACAACCAGGGGATCTCAGAGGAGATGGAGCAG CTGAAGCTGCAGCTGTCGGAGTGTCAGAGTCAGCTGGATTTGGCCCAGAAGGAATCCCAGGCACACGAGGAGGAGCTTACAAAG TTCGAGAACAAGTTGAGTCAGACAACTGAAAAGCTGCAGGAAGAGGCAACTCAGAGGCAGCAGCTCTCTGAAGAGTTTGAGCAG GCCCAGAAAACAATCACGGAACTTCAGGCTCAGCTGGATCTGCTGAAGGTTTCTGCAGAGTCACCACAAACTGACACGGAGGATGTTGCTCAGCTCAAG GAGCGcctggagaaggagaagaagctGTCCAAAGACCTGGGCCAGGCAGCCACCAAGCTCCAGCAGCTTCTCAAAGCCACTCAGGAGCAGCTGaccaaagagagagacacagtgagaacACTACAGGAGCACCTGGAAGGCAAG GGAGATTACGTAGAGCTGAAGGAAGGAACGTCCGTCTGA
- the snx5 gene encoding sorting nexin-5 isoform X2, whose amino-acid sequence MTSTLDENNKEKMRSVSVDLNNDASLLIDIPDALCERDKVKFTVHTKTTLSSFQKPEFSVPRQHEDFIWLHDTLVETEDYAGLIIPPAPPKPDFESPREKMHKLGEGEATMTKEEYAKMKQELEAEYLAVFKKTVQVHEIFLQRLSSHPILSRDRNFQIFLEYDQDLSVRRKNAKEMFGGFFKNMVKSADEVLISGVKEVDDFFEQEKTFLLDYYSKIKDSTAKAEKMTRSHKNIADDYIHISATLNSLSADDSTANKKHLEKLSDLFEKLRKVEGRVASDQELKLTELLRYYMRDIQAAKDLLYRRARALADYETSNKALDKARLKSKDIPQAEEHQQQCLQKFDKLSESGKKELTGFKGRRVVAFRKNLIEMAELEIKHAKNNVTLLQGCIDLLKSN is encoded by the exons ATGACATCCACCTTAGACGAAAACAACAAGGAAAAG aTGCGCTCTGTGTCTGTGGATCTAAACAACGATGCCTCTCTTCTCATTGACATTCCTGATGCACTCTGTGAAAGGGACAAAGTCAAGTTTACTGTCCatacaaag ACCACACTTAGCTCTTTCCAGAAGCCAGAGTTCTCCGTTCCCAGGCAGCATGAAGACTTCATCTGGCTACATGACACTCTGGTTGAGACAGAGGACTACGCTGGCCTGATA ATTCCTCCAGCGCCCCCAAAGCCTGACTTTGAGAGCCCGAGAGAGAAGATGCACAAACTGGGAGAAGGTGAAGCCACTATGACCAAAGAGGAGTACGCTAAAATGAAGCAGGAGCTAGAAGC TGAATACCTGGCTGTATTCAAGAAGACTGTCCAAGTGCATGAAATCTTCCTGCAGAGATTGTCCTCTCACCCCATTTTAAGCAGGGACAGAAACTTCCAAATTTTCTTAGAGTATGATCAGGAT ctGAGTGTGAGAAGAAAGAATGCCAAGGAAATGTTTGGAggattctttaaaaacatggtGAAGTCAGCTGATGAGGTCCTTATCTCAGGAGTAAAG GAAGTGGATGACTTTTTTGAGCAGGAGAAGACATTCCTGCTTGACTACTACAGCAAGATAAAAGACTCCACTGCCAAAGCAGAAAAGATGACCCGCTCGCACAAAA ATATTGCGGATGATTATATTCACATCTCTGCCACTCTGAACAGTCTTTCTGCTGATGATAGTACAGCAAATAAGAA acacCTGGAGAAGCTGTCAGACCTGTTTGAGAAGCTCAGG AAAGTGGAGGGAAGAGTAGCATCTGATCAGGAGCTGAAACTGACAGAGCTGCTGAGATACTACATGAGAGACATTCAGGCCGCTAAG GACCTTTTATACAGGCGAGCCCGGGCGTTAGCTGACTATGAGACCTCTAACAAGGCTTTGGATAAGGCTCGGCTGAAAAGCAAGGACATTCCCCAGGCAGAGGAGCACCAGCAGCAGTGCCTGCAGAAATTTGACAAGCTTTCAGAGTCTGGGAAGAAAG AGCTCACCGGGTTCAAGGGCCGGCGAGTTGTGGCCTTCAGGAAGAACCTCATCGAGATGGCTGAGCTTGAGATAAAACATGCCAAG AACAATGTGACTCTATTGCAAGGATGCATCGACCTGCTCAAGAGCAACTGA
- the mgme1 gene encoding mitochondrial genome maintenance exonuclease 1, whose protein sequence is MFTLKRVASVGGIVVPRCTSLTGRNFSAWHCLRSPKRRSPYSLVDSERFSSLVKSIMSSRVSSQTPETLQAEDDYIYGRVVKAQTASTRPEMREPKTLQPLLNREKTPETEEQESGPPVRILFQRGQGRSVPSVTRILQQTLSPEQIFYLERWKRRMIAELGEPGFKEYTQNLFRQGQLFHSVLEDTLTSGATRENQHASDTPEYPPEVQGYMESIHHILGDVSAVRATESTVQHDTLNYLGVVDCVARYRGVLCVIDWKTSEKPKPFLSNTYDNPIQVAAYAGALNSDGNYKYQVENGLIVVAYKDGSPAHAHQLSSELMLEYWKTWLLRLEEFTEKRSSNAASSFSEKR, encoded by the exons ATGTTCACACTTAAACGTGTGGCGTCTGTTGGGGGCATCGTGGTCCCTCGGTGCACCTCCCTCACTGGCAGGAACTTCTCTGCTTGGCATTGCCTAAGATCCCCCAAAAGACGCAGCCCATACAGCTTAGTGGACAGTGAGCGCTTTTCTTCTCTCGTGAAGTCCATCATGTCGTCCAGAGTCAGTTCCCAAACCCCAGAGACCCTCCAGGCGGAAGACGATTACATTTATGGACGTGTTGTCAAAGCTCAAACGGCCTCCACAAGACCAGAGATGAGGGAACCGAAAACCCTTCAGCCCCTCTTAAACCGCGAGAAGACTCCGGAGACGGAGGAGCAAGAGTCGGGACCCCCGGTCCGGATTTTGTTTCAAAGGGGCCAAGGCAGGTCCGTACCGAGTGTGACCCGCATTCTTCAGCAGACGCTTTCCCCAGAGCAGATCTTCTACCTGGagagatggaagaggaggatgatCGCAGAGCTTGGGGAGCCTGGCTTCAAAGAGTACACCCAGA ATTTATTCAGGCAAGGGCAGCTTTTCCATTCAGTGTTGGAGGACACTCTGACGTCGGGTGCAACACGGGAGAACCAACATGCTTCAGACACGCCAGAGTATCCGCCCGAGGTACAGGGATACATGGAGAGCATCCATCACATCCTGGGGGATGTCAGTGCAGTGAGAGCCACTGAAAGCACTGTACAACATGACACCCTGAACTATCTGGGAGTTGTGGATTGTGTCGCTCGCTACAG agGTGTCCTGTGTGTTATTGACTGGAAGACATCAGAAAAGCCCAAGCCATTCCTGAGCAACACATATGACAACCCTATTCAAGTGGCTGCCTACGCTGGGGCTTTGAACAGTGATGGCAACTACAAATACCAG GTTGAAAATGGACTCATTGTTGTGGCTTACAAGGACGGCTCACCTGCCCATGCTCATCAGCTGAGCTCAGAGCTGATGCTAGAGTACTGGAAAACCTGGTTGCTACGCCTTGAGGAGTTCACAGAAAAGAG atccaGTAATGCAGCAAGTTCTTTTTCAGAAAAGAGATGA